The following proteins are encoded in a genomic region of Cyclonatronum proteinivorum:
- a CDS encoding S66 peptidase family protein: MSLSQGKPKPFIPLRPLRKGGTIGVFSPSSPPVAENTAQGVRYLESLGYRVVLSPNYSQHEDYLAGSGEQRAGDLMGLICNDTIDAIFCTRGGFGSFMMLPFLDFEAIRKARKLILGFSDVTALQWAVYAKTGLPSISAGMVATDLSYPARDPQFESFFWELIESGHTNCTFQNTLSHAEEQDGVASCEGISMPGTMSVAAMLLGTKWFPVLENCIPILEDVDEPRHKVEAYLTQLILGGHFAACPAVVFGQFTDASVQGYPEVPELHTIFRRATQKSSLKVLQGIDYGHIPGKISLPLGVPISVSLGSTSILRTRQSIFES; the protein is encoded by the coding sequence ATGTCTTTAAGTCAAGGCAAACCTAAGCCTTTCATACCGCTGCGCCCTCTGCGCAAGGGAGGCACCATTGGTGTATTTTCGCCCTCTTCGCCACCTGTGGCCGAAAATACAGCGCAGGGCGTCCGCTACCTTGAGTCTTTGGGATACCGTGTTGTGCTCAGTCCCAATTATTCACAGCACGAAGATTATCTCGCAGGCAGTGGGGAACAACGTGCAGGCGACCTCATGGGCCTGATTTGCAACGATACTATTGACGCCATTTTTTGTACACGGGGCGGTTTTGGCAGCTTTATGATGCTCCCTTTTCTGGATTTTGAAGCCATCCGCAAAGCCCGCAAACTGATTTTAGGGTTCAGCGATGTCACCGCGCTCCAATGGGCTGTATATGCGAAAACCGGATTGCCTTCCATATCCGCGGGTATGGTAGCAACAGACCTGTCTTACCCGGCACGGGATCCGCAGTTTGAGTCTTTTTTTTGGGAGCTGATTGAGTCAGGTCATACGAACTGTACTTTTCAAAACACATTAAGCCATGCGGAAGAACAGGACGGCGTAGCAAGCTGTGAAGGCATCAGCATGCCCGGCACCATGTCGGTAGCGGCAATGCTGCTGGGTACGAAGTGGTTTCCGGTATTGGAGAACTGCATCCCGATTTTAGAAGACGTAGATGAGCCGAGGCATAAAGTTGAAGCCTACCTTACACAGCTTATACTGGGCGGCCATTTTGCAGCCTGCCCGGCAGTTGTTTTCGGACAGTTCACCGACGCCTCCGTTCAGGGCTACCCCGAAGTTCCTGAACTTCATACCATTTTCCGCCGGGCGACCCAAAAAAGCAGCCTTAAGGTTTTGCAGGGGATTGACTACGGGCACATTCCGGGTAAAATTTCATTGCCTTTAGGTGTGCCGATATCCGTATCTTTGGGATCAACGAGTATTTTGCGAACCCGGCAATCCATTTTCGAATCTTGA
- the purN gene encoding phosphoribosylglycinamide formyltransferase: MIPSIVVAASGGGTNFQALIDAAAREELSVRFSGLIAGSENAGAIKRAEKNGIPIFILPRQNDAAAEAQRMLDILEACKPDLIVLAGWLRKIPASVLKRYPDQIINIHPSLLPKFGGKGFYGLKVHEAVLEAGETESGCTVHMVNEAYDEGHVLGQRRIPVLPDDSPQSLASRVLEQEHQLYPACIRQLLQERVSKPNAIL, translated from the coding sequence TTGATCCCAAGTATTGTAGTCGCTGCCTCCGGTGGTGGCACTAATTTTCAGGCACTTATCGACGCGGCGGCGCGAGAAGAGCTCAGCGTCCGTTTTAGCGGACTTATTGCCGGATCTGAAAATGCCGGAGCAATAAAGCGGGCTGAGAAGAATGGAATACCGATTTTTATATTACCGCGCCAAAACGACGCTGCTGCCGAAGCCCAAAGAATGCTGGATATTCTTGAGGCCTGTAAACCCGACCTCATCGTACTTGCCGGCTGGCTGCGAAAAATACCTGCATCCGTCCTGAAGCGCTACCCCGATCAGATCATCAATATTCATCCTTCGCTGCTCCCCAAATTTGGCGGCAAAGGGTTTTATGGTTTGAAGGTGCATGAGGCCGTTCTGGAAGCTGGTGAAACAGAGTCCGGCTGTACGGTGCACATGGTAAATGAGGCTTATGATGAGGGACATGTTTTGGGACAGCGTCGCATACCCGTGCTTCCTGACGACAGCCCGCAATCGCTTGCATCCCGGGTACTGGAACAAGAACATCAACTTTATCCCGCCTGCATCCGACAGCTGCTGCAGGAGCGGGTTTCTAAACCGAACGCCATATTATGA